In Cyclopterus lumpus isolate fCycLum1 chromosome 5, fCycLum1.pri, whole genome shotgun sequence, the genomic stretch ATGGTGTCCTTGGAGTTGTACTTGAGGCAGTTGGAGATCATGAGGTTAAAGTCCTTCTCTAGGTCTGCGATGGAGCAATAGGCATGTCCCTCCAGTTTGGTACACATGGTGGAGAAGTCCATGGGTTGGGAAATAAACTCCAGGTAATCTGGGACCTCAGTGAATGATGAAAATAAGACTGTTAGCCCAAAGCAATTATGCTGTTTGGTGTAAAGTATGTATTTAAGCAGACGGTTTTCTAACTGCACCAACCTCTGACAGATTGACAGGCTGAGAGAAGATTTTAGATGTGTCCTTCTCCTGCAGTTGTTCCAAGGTGGATCGCAGAAGAACCAATGCAGGGGTCAACTTCAACTCGAGAGCAGCCTGCTGAATTTTCATCTGAGGAGCCATGACGTAAACACACACGGGTGAGAAGCAGAATAACAAAGTCACTCTACGCCGATTCAAATGAATAACAAACTCTAAATATAACCGAGAGATAAAGGGCGCATCTAactatttttttcattaatgttcttattattttctcttaaaTGACTAATCATTCATGACATCTCAGAAAGGgtatttaaagatatttaaaaagcattttgtttgaTCAACGATGCACATTCCAAACATTATGAGATATTCGTCATTGATGACAAAAAATAAGCATTGGATTTTTAGCAAATTGCTTAAATAATTAGTCTACTATCAAATTGTTGCTGAATCATTTTCTCCCAATCGACTGATTACTCGAGAATTAGTTTCAGCTCTAACAGATGTGCTTACGAATTAGAATGCGGATGGGAGTCTTGTAAAAAATAACCCAAAAATAATTATAGCTTGTCTCACACTTCCTCTGACGCACCTGTTCTCTCTTTAGCCGCTCTCTCTTGCGGATGAGTTCCACTAACAGCCTGGCTCTTTCCAGGTCTTGCCTCAACTTTTGCCAGTATCGTAGCTCCTCTCTTGCAGCGCACAGCTTCTCATCAGGTTCCCTCTGAACGCAAAAGGAACAAGCACAAAGTGAACACACTTCTTGTTTAGCTTTAATCCACAATCAGTCTTTCCTATAGCTATGTGTTGCTGCAGGTTCCAGACTGTTATTGGAAAGTGTATGTATTAATTCCCCACAAGTTCTCCAGGAAGACAGAAAAGCATAATGATCAGGTCATATGTCAAATAAGCACAACCTGTGTAATGACAATTTTGGTGAAAAATAGATGGATCACAATTTTGATTCAATTTACATACaataaacattttcacaaaCATTACTGTACAATTGTATGCTgtcataataatgtattttacaatCCCAAAAACATCCAAGAGGAAATCGTTTTAAACTTGTATTTTATGGTTTAAACACCTAACTGCCTATGGCATTCCCTGCCATAGGCCATCATAAATGAGTGGGCAATAGATTGTAACCAATATATCTAGCTTTTCACACGTCATAGCCCTCTGCAGCAGTGAGGGGTCTACAGCAGAGATAACAGAGCTGTGAAGGGGTATGTGGAAGCCCGCCATCTATTTCAATTAGCCATTTCCAAGTGTGATGTCTTGACTTATGTTTTGATTTCACTGTGTGAGAATACAAACATGGTGTGAAGTGGTTTGATTCCAGTGGCTTGGCTGACTCAGACTTCATTGGTTCAGTGAAGGCTTGTTACTcgaaataatgtaattatactGGTGTGAATCAATTATCATGCTCTACCCAACAGATATATTAACCAAGTCAAAATCAATGTGAGCACCAGCTTTAATAGGAGTTATTaggtatttgtttatttctcaaatgttccttttaaacacacacacctctctcctcacctgctcTGACGTCTTTTGGGCCTGTAGATGGGAATGAAGCCGCCGTATTAAAGGCATCCCATTTCGTGACTGTCGTTTCAGTAACCAGTAGTTATGAAGCCTCTGCATGAACTGATTCTTTCTCTGGACTTCAACTCCTGTGCAGATCTTGTTCAGCCTGTGGAGATGTAAGTTATACATTAAAACCTAATTGGCAGTACTGATGTTCATAATAACGCCACTAACTTATGACTTTATGGTAAGTATATTTAGAGTATCATTATAAGTATAAAGTACTCTTTCTTAATGTCTCAAAACCTAATTAGTTTGGAGAGTGTTTCCAGTGCAACCATGCAAGAATACTAATAATATCTTGTAAGGCAAGCAGACACCACAGTAAATCAATAAGGCATGCTTGGTATGTAAATTTAATGTCACACCTATGAGAGGGGATCTGAGGCACGAGCAGCACAGGCACAGTTGAGCGGCGTGTCGACCGGCCAGACCCCTtcgtattcttcttcttctggcccTTGGTAGCCTTCTtgtttggtggtggtggtggggggcttTGAGTGTAGGATCTTTGACCCCGGTTACCCCTGCCCCCCACCAgtctcccttcaactgactcgtCTCCAGACCCGTCTCGCCGAGACCCCACTGGAGAATGATGCTCACAGAAAGCAGTCTTTTTCACAGAGAAGGTGGTACCGTTGACACCTGTCTCCCGGACTGGGTCTATCTTCATGAACAGCCCAGCCTTCTGGGCGCAGGTGACATGAAAGGCCCTGTAGCAGTTGGCTTTGTGGCACTGGATGGATGCTCCTCTGCCCTTCTGCTTACACAGGTAGCAGGTGAGTTTCCAGCGAGCAGGAGGGATGTTCTTGACCCCCTCAACAGGCTCCAAAAACACTGTGTTGGCAAAGCACACCTCTGGGATCCATATGGCACAGACAACGTGGGCCCAACGTCCATCACTTGTCTGTTTGAAGGCACCTCCTCGGTTGGGACAGAGCACACAGTCTACAGGACGGGAGGGGGACTGCAGGCAGCAGCGGCACAGCCACTGACCCTCAGGTACATAGGGGACACCGTAACACTCCTGGTGGACAGCCAGATTGCAGATATCACAGAACAGGATGACATTACTGTTCAAACATTCGTCATCCAGACAGACACAGCAGAAAGCATCCTCGTCTACGGCACTCTGGGACAGAGCCTGGCTGCGGGACTCCAGGATGGATTCCCTCTCCAGGCGGTCGATCAGCAGCTCAAAGGTGTCTGCAGATACGGAGGCGTAGCCGTCACACACCCTCTTTTGGTTAACCATCTCCAGCCAAGCCAGGTCCTCCTCGTCCATGTCGTACTCCGCCACACTGTCCTGTTCCTCCATTGACTTTTCTATGAAACGATAGTAGGCTGTCGGTAGAGGAGGTGCCTCTGAGGGGCAAACTGAACTCAGCACACGAAAGATGGGCTCAGGCAAAGGGATTTGGTGGGACGGTTGCTGGAGAGAATTAGTAGGCCCTGTATGCTGCTGGGAACCGGACCGTTGGTTCTGGTGAGATGTATTTTTACTACTCTTCCTGCTTTTTATGTTTGGGGGTTTCCTCCACGATCTAGTTTTAGTCTGCGTTTGTTCACTGTTCTCCTTGTTGCTGTTGCACTCAGCAATGTCCTGGGCCATCATCTCGTCTTCAGTAATAACTGGCAGAGCATCCGTGATGTTAATCCGATGGAGCCTTCCCTCTAGGTCCACTTCCACTATTTTCTGCGCCTGAGCATACGTCAAAGTCTCCCTGGATGGAGAGAGCTGCAGTCTGTAGGGCGAAGGGGGCCGCAACTGTCCAGATGATCCCCtgccccttcctctccctcggCCTCGGCCCCTACCCATTTTGAGTCCACTAGCAACTGTCTCACATTCCCACCTCCTCACCTTCCGCATGGGAGTTTAAACCAGCTCCCTAACAGATACAAAGGGAAGAAAATTATTCCATGCAATGTGTGTCAACACTTTCTACTTTGCATAATAATCTATTAAGAGCTACAGGCGCTGTTGTAATATATACCATGTAACCATTGTCTCAAGTCAATCAAATCTGAATCAGATTTTACTGGGAAATAACCGTTTTGAAATCAGGTTATTATCACACCACGAATGAAACCATTCAGTAAATGTTGAAttataaaacaacattaatcTACAATGTTGGCTATTTAAATTGAACACCTTGAAAACATTAAGGATATCACTATTTACCAACTATCTGATTGATCACCTTAAAGTGTAGTGCATCAGTTATCCTAGATACCCCACTGTGGGACTGTGGCTCCAAATGTGttaatgtttgtgtataaattCGGGCAACCCTCTCTATTATTACGCCAAGCATATTTACTCATtataaaacaaatctaatataGCCTTTAAACATGAATAGTTCAGAATTTGGTTACAAAATTGTATCATATTCTGCCCTCAGAgcttattttatattctatCTGTATGAATGTTGTGTCACCCTGATTGATCATGCTCCTTTACTGCGGCCAATATAAAGAGTGCACTCTCATTTCGCATTTTTTTGTAAGATTTGTTGCGTTTCCTTTTCGATTCTAGACAAAAGGGGTCAACTCTGGTGCTGTTGTAATACAAACACAGCAGGTTACCTCAAGTACTCCTGCTGCACGATCACAACTACAGTAAGTTGTACTCCTTGCATGTCTGCGCCTAGCTGCCTCTCTATTGGTCCAATCAGGAGTCTATACCAGCCCCACATTTCCCTCGGCCCAATCAAATGCCAGTATCCTCTATTTTTTTCCCACTGTTGCTGTGCGTAGTTAGGTTGACGAGCGCTAAATACCAACCCGAGTATCTAACATCTGTCAGCCATTTTAAGCGCACAAGAGCAGAGACAACATTTGGATTGCAAGTTGATTAGTAGCCCAATTATACATGCCAACAGCAACCAGAAAGCAGACGCACTGTATGCGCCGTGCCTAAATGCATAAATTACTTGCATGCATATATGAGACCACGACACCGCCAATGTGCAACGTTTCGTCGACAGCTTTGTACTCCAGACCCCTGCGAAAAGATTGTCTCGTTGATGTTGATAACGATACTCGGTCGGACAGGACACACAGAAGTCGTGTAACGTTCGCAAAACGGCAGGTTTCCTCAGCACCGCTGAAAATGCAGAACGCGTCGGAGTGGTTTACCTTGTGAAGTCGTCCTCTGCGGGGCGAGTGCCAAACAGAATAACTGCACCAACTAAATGTCAGCTAGTGACAGACTACAACCAAGGCGGACATgctagctgttagcttagctcGCCGGTAATTTCAGGAGCGACAGCGTCATCTTCAGCACTTCAGATCTCCGCTGTGACTTCGGCCAAACTAACACACTCGACCTGGTTTCATAGTTGTGGTTTAAACCTGTCAAACGATGTCGGTCCCCAAATAGAGGGTTGCAAAATTCTGAAGATATCAAATTAATGTTCCTTGGATGAGGCTAAATATTCAGTCGAGATGGGTTGAAAAATACGCccctttggaaaaaaaaccacCTCAGCCAATTGAAGTAGATGCTTCGCCTCGCGCGCAACGCGCATTGTTTTCCGATTGGTCAGAAATATAAAACGAATACATCGAACTCAATCTGGAGATCACGACAGAAAGAAGCGATGAGAAAAACAACGATACGTATATTGCGCGCCTTATAGCCCCGTCTTCATTTCCCATAGACCCATGTTGTACCTGTAATAGACCTACACCTGCTGTCGGCTTTTTTCCTAGCATTTTCTTGatttgtctgtatttgtgtttatccTGCTTGAGCTGTGTATATTGTAGCTCTATATGTCTCTGTTGGTTTGTCACTGCGTGTGCAACGAgaggctttaaaaacaaaagtcacaataattatttttttcttgacaTATATTACTGATTGTGTGATTCTTATTTTGCTACATCAGAGACACTGGTCATGTCCTTAGTATAGTTTCTGTAATTTGTGAGACTTTATAGAGGAGTATGTTTACATTCTACAATTAAAGACATATACAAATCCAAATGAAGAtttgataataacataataaaacaataacaaatcaaaattatatttgtgtatatgatTATTGTATATTACTGTAAGCATGTAGGCCACAATGGGAGGAGATTAAATCTAACTGAAACGTAACagtaatatttataaatagtgGAATCATTATGTCAGTATTTCTAAAATCCTTACAAATTTCATTCACACAAATTCTTTGGACTCCCATTAGCTGATTGGTGTAGCTAGTTTTCTAACATTCTGGATCCTACAAGATTTGACAACAATTTGCCAATAAtgatttaaatttaattaagtTCACCCACTGGCAGGAGTATGCACTTACTTCATTGTGCCACTGCTGGGATATTATAATTCCCCCCATGCCAACAGGCTTTTgttgaatttatttatatattataactttCTTTATATACTGCATGATCTAGCTCAAACTGATGAGCTGATCACTGGCTGACTCAGTTGTTTAGGTCACTGTTCCAACACAGGAGCTATAAAATGTCTGCTCAACACACAGTGATAAGTCAGTCCGCTATCTTGCAATAAAAAGCCTGTGCCCATAAACCGGGCACAGGCTTCCATTTGAACTTTAATTTAGAATATAATTTATAATCTACAACTAAATAATTTTGGAAATACTTAAATTGTTATATTACATACATTGTTATACATTAGCTCtttctttttgaatgaaaagtgctttataaataaaatgcattattattattataaatattaatgtCACAACAAGAATATCCAGAGAAAAAAGTCCAGGCTCCCTGCTAGCATTCAACAGATGCAGTTTTTATCTGTTCCCACTCCATAATAAAAGATTCttactttttatgttgtttcttactttttatatcattatttttctGAACCTTCAACTTCTTTCTATGGCCATCTTCGAGGCCATCTTTTATGTTTGGTCCTTCActcaatatgtttttgttcttctccgTTTTGCCACAATTTGATAAACCTTCAGAGCTTTACAAAATCTTTAGCTGATCAGTCAATTCTGTGGTCTgatttttctccttttaaagTGTTAATAAATAGCAGAGAGGTAATAGCATGCTCCAAACATTGATTTTTACATCTTGTCTAAAACTGAGCTGTGACAAACACCTCCAAAGGAATCTACACACAACATTCATATTTGTCCCTTTAATCTAGAAGTTATTCAAGTATATGTAATTCATTGCACTACTATAGTAGCAACATTTCTAAGAATGTATTTTTTCCTAAAGAAACTTGCTCTCTGTAAGTGTAATATACAATGACAGCTGTTTCCAGCAAATATTCAACTTTGTTCACATGTATGGcaacattataaaatatgtcaTACACAGCCTGACTTCAATATAAGTTTGATGGTACTGTTCTGTAACAAGACAATgatattcattcatattattaagatacaattatttttttggaTAAATAAGCACATTTGTGTTCCACAATGAAAGCTAACCTCATGCTGCTTCTTCCCACCCCTTCAAAATGATTCCACTTTCTCCACCCACAAAAATGTTGCTGGCAGTCTCAATACATTTGAATCTGAAAAACTTCAGATCACTTTGCATCACAGTCCAGCTGAAGTCTGAAGTCTGACGTGCCAGCGGCAGCTACATCTTGGACTCTTGTCAGGTGCTATGGACTTCCATCATATGCACTCCACTCAATTGTTGTTGGTGGCACTATTTCATTTGTTAATTTTATCCACAGCTTTGCATTCTTTCAAGAAAGGTCTCAGTATACATGCATTTCAGTTTATCCATGTGACTCATCTGATGCACAAACAACCACTAATTGTCTTTTGTACTTGTAGGATGCAAATCAGGAGACTCAGGATGCTGTCTAGCTTCTTTGTATTGTCTGTTGGGTTTTTCCTGGACATGGGAGTGTGCACTGCAGGTAAGGAACTATCTCTTTGTTAATAACAGGTTTGTACCAATGCAAAAATAGTACTGACACACCTAATCAATGTAACAGATCAATTTCAAACCATGTGGAAAGTGACTGTGACTGATGTGGTGATGTAGAAAGGGATGTGATTGATTACACATTAAACTTTAGAAAATGTAGTTCTGTGACTTTCCTTTTCAAAGTTTGACCCGGTCTCTGCATTTGTAATTCAATGTGGCGACAGCTTGCTTTATTTCTCTGCCAATACTTCTCATGTTTTCGCTTGACAAgagataaatacataaacagtcAGCTCGGATCAATATCAAAGTGTAGCGCTACATCCTGTCCAACTCTTGTAGAAAAACCGAAAAGGAAGCAGGCCAGTTGACCCTCTCacaaaaaaaacgtaataaaTCAACTCTATGGAGCAAACAAAGGCCTTGTGTCTCAGAGTGCCCAAAAAGTCTTGTATACGTGTCATCTTTTGAAAAGGAGGATCTGATGGTTGTCAGGATCACCCTGTGGTGATGGATCCCCAAGGCCTTGGCCTGAATCGAGGCTTTTGATACTCTATGACTTCCCTCCCATCTCACAGTGCCACGGCATTGAGACTCTTTGAATTGAAACACTGCTCTAAATAGATTGTGGTGTGAAAACCGTTTCAAGTATGAGAGGAGAGTGGCCAGATCTCTAGGATACAGGAAACCAGTTATGGCTTAAAGTTCAAATCATTCGCCCCAAAGTTCACCTCAAACATCTCTGCATGTCAGAGTATAGTCTGAAGATGGCCAATGCTAAAAGGGCTCTTTGATTCTGCAAAATTTAGCTGTGAGAAACTTGTCTGTCAAAATAAATCAGTAGTCAGTTGAcataatgtgtaaatgttaTGTGTTGCCCCCTCACGCCTTTCTCACGTTTCATagtcaaaacaaataatactTCTATATCCAAAACAGGCCGCTATTTTCCATGACATAATTAAGAGCGAGGCAACATTTACATCAtctacatattacattacatttttaaacataccATAACAGAACAACCAAacaataaaaattaaaatcatatAAGCATGGCGAAGAGTCTGCATCTACGCGATCAGCTTCGTGAGGCTGTTTGTAGGTACAGAGGTGCTTTAAACTAAATCAGAGAAGTCCAGGGGTCACTtaagtcagtaggattcattcTCAAGGAATCATGAATGTCTTTATGGAAGGTAGTGCCAATCCATATcgtagatgttgagatatttcattgGGTAGGTGAAAACTAAGACCGGCTG encodes the following:
- the brpf3a gene encoding LOW QUALITY PROTEIN: bromodomain and PHD finger-containing protein 3 (The sequence of the model RefSeq protein was modified relative to this genomic sequence to represent the inferred CDS: inserted 2 bases in 1 codon); the encoded protein is MRKVRRWECETVASGLKMGRGRGRGRGRGRGSSGQLRPPSPYRLQLSPSRETLTYAQAQKIVEVDLEGRLHRINITDALPVITEDEMMAQDIAECNSNKENSEQTQTKTRSWRKPPNIKSRKSSKNTSHQNQRSGSQQHTGPTNSLQQPSHQIPLPEPIFRVLSSVCPSEAPPLPTAYYRFIEKSMEEQDSVAEYDMDEEDLAWLEMVNQKRVCDGYASVSADTFELLIDRLERESILESRSQALSQSAVDEDAFCCVCLDDECLNSNVILFCDICNLAVHQECYGVPYVPEGQWLCRCCLQSPSRPVDCVLCPNRGGAFKQTSDGRWAHVVCAIWIPEVCFANTVFLEPVEGVKNIPPARWKLTCYLCKQKGRGASIQCHKANCYRAFHVTCAQKAGLFMKIDPVRETGVNGTTFSVKKTAFCEHHSPVGSRRDGSGDESVEGRLVGGRGNRGQRSYTQSPPPPPPNKKATKGQKKKNTKGSGRSTRRSTVPVLLVPQIPSHRLNKICTGVEVQRKNQFMQRLHNYWLLKRQSRNGMPLIRRLHSHLQAQKTSEQREPDEKLCAAREELRYWQKLRQDLERARLLVELIRKRERLKREQMKIQQAALELKLTPALVLLRSTLEQLQEKDTSKIFSQPVNLSEVPDYLEFISQPMDFSTMCTKLEGHAYCSIADLEKDFNLMISNCLKYNSKDTMFHKTALQLREVGGAVLRHAHRQSQSIGLDPSTGMHLPESPNRHGFYNCTWDDVDSLLDPENRLHLTTDEQLKALLDKLDMVASMRTSGGRTKRIRLLRREINSLKQKMNQQQQNSQSVNGNDKDGEGKEGEEKKQKKKKKKXTNGTLTATSKSGTDDSPPVLELTCPVSSLLPGDAPLEPPVLGIVHGGRRSPGRSYKRQRSSRSGSKSQGEDEAEVGETPSSQQEAVHEVTPLGKPPTLPLVGVGRRTSVLFKKAKNGARMVKNKSPPQQNGKTSEGKTNGLASTPAGPNSPSVTNITTLPPTPNASPAPPSPSSHHLRSRGPSSESEADKLHPPPREGGLTNGKHTSADHDDDNQKLNCSVSPPKKSRGKPALAKVPDSEHGGICGSGQSTLLSLDSEVELGPLDLVWAKCRGYPSYPAMIVDPDMPQEGLLHNGIPIPVPPMEVLKLGEWRETEEGEKLFLVLFFDTKRTWQWLPRNKLLPMGLDDTVDKLRLMEGKKPSVRKSVHTAYDRAMVHLNHVRGNPNFTPSNFI